In Eleginops maclovinus isolate JMC-PN-2008 ecotype Puerto Natales chromosome 10, JC_Emac_rtc_rv5, whole genome shotgun sequence, the following proteins share a genomic window:
- the LOC134870540 gene encoding circularly permutated Ras protein 1-like isoform X1 produces MEFACGFVYVPPALSQKIGQKSNVNKRSALLPPVNRIRPCRPPPPPPTNSAQAKSPKPLRPHPKVIEQLEKSKEVKKAVKSTVFYENAEFHNKTEASITPPRSITPPHTTPPRRTALLPPHMKLSSTNQTPPYSQPFNPSSTNSQEFTYDLPKNEPDLNASLWDPNYSYITPEGTGGEVKLPSDTNNGQSAKALVPPLPPRPSFMKSMPLYLVLLPTPQSSSSSPQKTDSPLIPSPTSKADKGPLSGNPNVLLVSLGKLLSEERGQTMQGEPTSCSQCGSVLDSGHENLVKECYFCRAWEPQSPVTGHRDGLFSLCPDETPLGDDDSLLLFCIDISGSMSITAEMSDGENVVHRSRLQFVQEAVLQCVQRLSQQQPDIRVGLITFNYQVTMHGNEIFTSHSLSGPELIESNFLKEAAASFPTPPPLSQTRDYLQKQVMGLSEGGTTALGPAALLSIAIASRQPGSKVIICTDGKANTDLGNLEVEDLDAHTLLSSTIFYQELGLYAANQGVTVSVLSIEGTDCRLDELGRLADRTGGTVVIASPNKLHSEFENIIENRTIATHCTVTLLLPQSLRMRGEREARHKVIREVGNVDPDTEITLQFGASEQDTEVLAPASGSRVSIQLQIRYRQRRGRMMLRVITADRDVTDDSAAALSSLSLAIIQLNSSQASAALAVRGRFLDARREGELQRKLIERAIEHNSSAEDHQIYQEWVKTMEPIYNNIHNFTRRKSVDSDSQSLTDAGAALLYAMKHSNRKSISLKNKQKL; encoded by the exons ATGGAGTTTGCGTGTGGATTTGTTTATGTGCCGCCAGCACTGAGTCAGAAGATCGGCCAAAAATCCAACGTCAACAAGCGCTCAG CTCTTCTCCCTCCTGTAAACCGGATCCGTCCTTGCagacctccccctcctcctccaacaaACTCTGCACAAGCCAAATCACCGAAACCCCTCCGACCTCATCCAAAGGTTATCGAGCAGTTGGAAAAGAGCAAGGAGGTGAAGAAGGCTGTGAAGTCGACTGTTTTCTATGAAAATGCAgaatttcacaataaaacagaagCATCTATAACTCCTCCTCGCAGTATAACTCCTCCTCACACAACCCCTCCTCGTAGAACAG CTCTTCTTCCACCACACATGAAACTATCATCCACCAACCAGACCCCTCCGTACAGCCAGCCGTTCAATCCCTCCAGCACCAACAGTCAGGAGTTTACTTACGACCTTCCAAAAAATGAGCCAGATTTAAACGCAAGTCTCTGGGACCCAAACTACTCGTACATCACACCTGAAGGCACGGGGGGCGAGGTGAAGCTGCCATCTGATACTAACAACGGCCAATCAGCCAAGGCTCTAG TCCCACCTCTTCCTCCGAGACCTTCATTCATGAAGTCAATGCCGTTGTACTTAGTGCTGCTACCCACGCCTCAATCATCTTCCTCATCACCTCAGAAAACAGACTCGCCGCTTATCCCATCGCCTACAAGCAAAG CAGATAAGGGGCCTCTTTCGGGAAATCCTAACGTACTTCTGGTCAGTTTAGGAAAGTTACTCTCAGAGGAAAGAG GGCAGACCATGCAAGGGGAACCCACGTCCTGCTCACAGTGTGGCTCTGTGCTGGACTCGGGCCATGAAAACCTG gTAAAGGAGTGTTACTTCTGTCGGGCTTGGGAGCCACAGTCTCCTGTAACTGGTCACCGGGATGGCCTGTTTTCACTCTGTCCTGATGAAACGCCCCTGGGTGACGAtgactctctgctgctcttttgCATCGACATCTCGGGCTCCATGAGCATCACCGCCGAG aTGTCAGACGGAGAGAATGTGGTCCACAGATCCCGTCTGCAA tttGTCCAGGAGgctgtgctgcagtgtgttcaGAGACTGAGTCAACAACAACCTGACATTAGAGTGGGACTCATCACCTTCAACTATCAG GTGACGATGCATGGAAACGAGATTTTCACGTCACACTCTCTGAGCGGTCCAGAGTTGATTGAGAGCAACTTCCTGAAAGAGGCTGCAGCCAGTTtccccactcctcctcctctctcacagACCAGGGACTACTTACAGAAACAAGTTATGGG ATTATCTGAAGGCGGGACAACGGCTCTCGGGCCAGCTGCTCTCCTCTCCATTGCAATAGCCTCCAGACAGCCGGGTTCCAAG GTGATTATCTGTACAGATGGGAAGGCCAACACAGACTTGGGGAATCTGGAGGTGGAGGATCTTGACGCTCACACCCTCCTCTCATCCACCATCTTCTACCAGGAGCTCGGGCTCTACGCTGCCAATCAGGG TGTGACCGTGTCTGTGCTGTCGATCGAGGGAACAGACTGCAGGCTGGATGAGCTGGGGAGACTGGCTGATCGCACCGGAGGGACA GTGGTGATAGCCAGCCCCAACAAGCTGCACTCAGAGTTCGAAAACATTATCGAGAACAGGACGATAGCTACACACTGCACCGTCACACTACTGCTGCCACAATCACT GCgcatgagaggagagagggaggccaGACACAAAGTGATCAGAGAGGTGGGGAACGTGGATCCGGACACAGAGATCACCTTGCAGTTTGGAGCCAGCGAACAGGACACAGAGG TGTTGGCGCCGGCCTCTGGCAGCCGTGTGTCCATCCAGCTGCAGATCAGGTACCGTCAGAGGAGAGGACGGATGATGCTCAGAGTGATCACTGCAGACCGAGACGTTACTGATGACAG cgCGGCAGccctgtcctccctctctctggccaTCATTCAGCTCAACTCGTCACAGGCCAGCGCTGCTCTGGCTGTCAGAGGACGCTTCCTCGACGCCAGGAGGGAAggagagctgcagaggaagttGATCGAGAGAGCCAT agAGCATAATAGCAGTGCAGAGGACCATCAAATATACCAGGAATGGGTTAAAACCATGGAGCCTATATACAACAACATACATAACTTCACACGG agAAAATCAGTTGATTCCGACTCACAG TCTCTAACAGACGCTGGTGCAGCGCTTCTCTACGCCATGAAGCACAGCAACAGGAAGTCCATCTCGCTGAAGAATAAACAGAAACTCTAG
- the LOC134870540 gene encoding circularly permutated Ras protein 1-like isoform X2, with product MEFACGFVYVPPALSQKIGQKSNVNKRSALLPPVNRIRPCRPPPPPPTNSAQAKSPKPLRPHPKVIEQLEKSKEVKKAVKSTVFYENAEFHNKTEASITPPRSITPPHTTPPRRTALLPPHMKLSSTNQTPPYSQPFNPSSTNSQEFTYDLPKNEPDLNASLWDPNYSYITPEGTGGEVKLPSDTNNGQSAKALVPPLPPRPSFMKSMPLYLVLLPTPQSSSSSPQKTDSPLIPSPTSKDKGPLSGNPNVLLVSLGKLLSEERGQTMQGEPTSCSQCGSVLDSGHENLVKECYFCRAWEPQSPVTGHRDGLFSLCPDETPLGDDDSLLLFCIDISGSMSITAEMSDGENVVHRSRLQFVQEAVLQCVQRLSQQQPDIRVGLITFNYQVTMHGNEIFTSHSLSGPELIESNFLKEAAASFPTPPPLSQTRDYLQKQVMGLSEGGTTALGPAALLSIAIASRQPGSKVIICTDGKANTDLGNLEVEDLDAHTLLSSTIFYQELGLYAANQGVTVSVLSIEGTDCRLDELGRLADRTGGTVVIASPNKLHSEFENIIENRTIATHCTVTLLLPQSLRMRGEREARHKVIREVGNVDPDTEITLQFGASEQDTEVLAPASGSRVSIQLQIRYRQRRGRMMLRVITADRDVTDDSAAALSSLSLAIIQLNSSQASAALAVRGRFLDARREGELQRKLIERAIEHNSSAEDHQIYQEWVKTMEPIYNNIHNFTRRKSVDSDSQSLTDAGAALLYAMKHSNRKSISLKNKQKL from the exons ATGGAGTTTGCGTGTGGATTTGTTTATGTGCCGCCAGCACTGAGTCAGAAGATCGGCCAAAAATCCAACGTCAACAAGCGCTCAG CTCTTCTCCCTCCTGTAAACCGGATCCGTCCTTGCagacctccccctcctcctccaacaaACTCTGCACAAGCCAAATCACCGAAACCCCTCCGACCTCATCCAAAGGTTATCGAGCAGTTGGAAAAGAGCAAGGAGGTGAAGAAGGCTGTGAAGTCGACTGTTTTCTATGAAAATGCAgaatttcacaataaaacagaagCATCTATAACTCCTCCTCGCAGTATAACTCCTCCTCACACAACCCCTCCTCGTAGAACAG CTCTTCTTCCACCACACATGAAACTATCATCCACCAACCAGACCCCTCCGTACAGCCAGCCGTTCAATCCCTCCAGCACCAACAGTCAGGAGTTTACTTACGACCTTCCAAAAAATGAGCCAGATTTAAACGCAAGTCTCTGGGACCCAAACTACTCGTACATCACACCTGAAGGCACGGGGGGCGAGGTGAAGCTGCCATCTGATACTAACAACGGCCAATCAGCCAAGGCTCTAG TCCCACCTCTTCCTCCGAGACCTTCATTCATGAAGTCAATGCCGTTGTACTTAGTGCTGCTACCCACGCCTCAATCATCTTCCTCATCACCTCAGAAAACAGACTCGCCGCTTATCCCATCGCCTACAAGCAAAG ATAAGGGGCCTCTTTCGGGAAATCCTAACGTACTTCTGGTCAGTTTAGGAAAGTTACTCTCAGAGGAAAGAG GGCAGACCATGCAAGGGGAACCCACGTCCTGCTCACAGTGTGGCTCTGTGCTGGACTCGGGCCATGAAAACCTG gTAAAGGAGTGTTACTTCTGTCGGGCTTGGGAGCCACAGTCTCCTGTAACTGGTCACCGGGATGGCCTGTTTTCACTCTGTCCTGATGAAACGCCCCTGGGTGACGAtgactctctgctgctcttttgCATCGACATCTCGGGCTCCATGAGCATCACCGCCGAG aTGTCAGACGGAGAGAATGTGGTCCACAGATCCCGTCTGCAA tttGTCCAGGAGgctgtgctgcagtgtgttcaGAGACTGAGTCAACAACAACCTGACATTAGAGTGGGACTCATCACCTTCAACTATCAG GTGACGATGCATGGAAACGAGATTTTCACGTCACACTCTCTGAGCGGTCCAGAGTTGATTGAGAGCAACTTCCTGAAAGAGGCTGCAGCCAGTTtccccactcctcctcctctctcacagACCAGGGACTACTTACAGAAACAAGTTATGGG ATTATCTGAAGGCGGGACAACGGCTCTCGGGCCAGCTGCTCTCCTCTCCATTGCAATAGCCTCCAGACAGCCGGGTTCCAAG GTGATTATCTGTACAGATGGGAAGGCCAACACAGACTTGGGGAATCTGGAGGTGGAGGATCTTGACGCTCACACCCTCCTCTCATCCACCATCTTCTACCAGGAGCTCGGGCTCTACGCTGCCAATCAGGG TGTGACCGTGTCTGTGCTGTCGATCGAGGGAACAGACTGCAGGCTGGATGAGCTGGGGAGACTGGCTGATCGCACCGGAGGGACA GTGGTGATAGCCAGCCCCAACAAGCTGCACTCAGAGTTCGAAAACATTATCGAGAACAGGACGATAGCTACACACTGCACCGTCACACTACTGCTGCCACAATCACT GCgcatgagaggagagagggaggccaGACACAAAGTGATCAGAGAGGTGGGGAACGTGGATCCGGACACAGAGATCACCTTGCAGTTTGGAGCCAGCGAACAGGACACAGAGG TGTTGGCGCCGGCCTCTGGCAGCCGTGTGTCCATCCAGCTGCAGATCAGGTACCGTCAGAGGAGAGGACGGATGATGCTCAGAGTGATCACTGCAGACCGAGACGTTACTGATGACAG cgCGGCAGccctgtcctccctctctctggccaTCATTCAGCTCAACTCGTCACAGGCCAGCGCTGCTCTGGCTGTCAGAGGACGCTTCCTCGACGCCAGGAGGGAAggagagctgcagaggaagttGATCGAGAGAGCCAT agAGCATAATAGCAGTGCAGAGGACCATCAAATATACCAGGAATGGGTTAAAACCATGGAGCCTATATACAACAACATACATAACTTCACACGG agAAAATCAGTTGATTCCGACTCACAG TCTCTAACAGACGCTGGTGCAGCGCTTCTCTACGCCATGAAGCACAGCAACAGGAAGTCCATCTCGCTGAAGAATAAACAGAAACTCTAG